Below is a window of Dromiciops gliroides isolate mDroGli1 chromosome 5, mDroGli1.pri, whole genome shotgun sequence DNA.
GTTTAGATAAtcagtacaaaaaaaatttaacaagatACAAAATGTATGTGGTGTAGGTGAACTGTATGAAAATACAGTTGTGGCCCTTCAAGCTACTTCATCCGGCTGATTATGACTTTTTGCAATACTTTATGGCTATCTCTTAAGCAAATAGGGTAAAATGTTTCAAAGCTTATCCTTGTTTCTTGTAGTGGATACATGTGtacagttgttttttgtttgtgttagTTGCAAATGTCTGAGTTAACATTTCTAAAGATTCTTTGAATTTGAAAAATCCTGCTTGGCTGAATAAGACAAGACCAAAAATTTATCAGGGTCTGATACAAAAAGACACATGAAAGAGACCTAGCAGCACTGCAGGTATTGACATCTTCTGGTGAATTAGTCAACAATTTTCATCCAATTTCCTCCACCATATAGAGAAGTTCTATAAAGCCATTTTTCAACGAACCCTTCAAGTGGACATTTTGTATTGTCTAGAGGTTATATACATttcatttatgtaaaaaaaattggagtGACTTTCCAGGGTTTTTAATAAAAACAAGCCCCCATTTTAAAAGTGTCCTATATCTATTTGCAGATTCATTCCaaattgaataaatgtttactgtgcACCTACCTACCATGTGGCAGCCACTGGCAAAGAATACAGGGAAGAATATGACTCAGTTTCCACTCTTAAGTAATTTTCAATACTAGTAGAATTAGTTGACCTGAAGAATTAATTAAGGCCCCCTAAATAGAGCTTTGGGAACTGAATTATTCAATCTGTCTATCAGAACTGATCAGATTCAGCAGATTATTGCAAATCTCCACTTCCTTAGAGTTAGGTAGACACAGCCTTAGCCAGCCCTGatatttattattccttttcctcttcaaataCCCAAATAGTGAGTTGTTCTAGCATAATTTGCATATACACGCTGACATGTTCCAGATTGCTTACAGGGGGACAGAATTCATTAACTTTTACTTTACAGCACTTCAGAGCTGTGGAAAAACTGTGGGTAGCCTTTATGATTCTGTGTGTTCTTTTGCACAATTAGGTTTCCTTCAGCCTCCAAAAACCCAGTAGAAGTGGTGTGACATTAGAAGGATCAAAATAAATGAGTTGCACATGCCACTTCATCCTATTTCTAACCTCTTCTGTGAATCACTGAAGCTCGGTTTATTCTCAAATGAAAAGATGAAACCATttgtttccccttcttccctcagaGTTCACACAATACTTTTATTTGAAACCattgaaaaattataaaacctTCAAACTCCTCTGCTGGGGCAGGGAACAACTATAGCCCTtacttaaaactgaaaaaaagctCGTCTTCCAATCGAGTTTTTGTGAAGGCTCAAAAGACGATGATCTCCCTTTCATCGGGAACTACCTTCAGGATAAGAAGTTCTCATCCAGGATGCTATCCTTCATTCTGGAGTAACTGCTTAATTGATCTAAAGAAAAGGTCTGTCTGATGGAGAAACTTGATGAAACTCAACGATCCTTTTCCACTCCTTACCCATTCTTTCAGCCCCACAAAATATGTAGGGGGGATGGGTGGGAGGGGCCTGAAATATCCTTAACAAACTAACAAACTTCTTATCCATAGACgactaataaataaaatgtgtttgAGGAGTTTGCAGAGACTAACAGTTCCAGCAGTGCAGTTTGCTTTCATTTCTGAACCCTAGCTAAGCAACCCACCTAAGTAGTTTACGTGTGATGTCTTCTGAGACTGGGCTTCTTGGGCGTCTGCTCCACTGAACTAGCATTGGGAGAAGTGTCTGAAACCTCTTCTTCAGTAATGTTGGCTCTTTTGTTTTGAGGTGAGACATCTAGCAGGGGAAATtgcggaggggaggggggaagacaaGCAACAGATTTTATTAAAAGCATTAGCTAACAAAAAGTTagccgggggagggggaggggaggatactACCACCACCCACAATCCTGGGTCAATTGCTGATTGTCTTAAAATCCTGAAAATATTGTTGCTCTTAACAAAGACCTCCTCCCATGTCCCCGGTCCCTATCGAAGGATAATATAGAGCAATCTTTCACAGGGATAATAGGAACATCCTAGCTGCAAGATAATAGCTTAGGTCACTCACGTACTTTATGacggcagactgggggaggggacaggtgTTTTAGGGAGGCGGTGGGGTTTAAACGTTAAGTTTACAGATACATTTTTACACTGACTGGCAAGAAACTCATAACTTTAACTtcaaaagaaatgataattagTTAAATGATAGATAGCACCGGagcataaagttactagcttcagCTACCGATGGAAAAGCCAAGAACTGCGCTGGTGTTCTCTAGACACAACTTCGGGGACGGACCTCCAGTAAAGTCAAGGAGTGGCCCAGACAGACCGAGTAAACAAGGGaggggtttgttttattttaattttaaaggagCGATTACCATCCGTGGCCGGTCGTTTCCTCGTCTCAGTGCACTGGTCTGCCAAACTCGTCTGGCTTTCGGATGCACCCTCAGTCTTTTGATCTCTTAAGTGGGTGTCCTCTGAGATTCCCTGAGAAGCAATGAAAAACCCCGCTTGGCGCACTCCGTTTAGATCCCCACTCTCCTGACCGGGCAACTGGCATCTCCCTTTGGGGTTCCGGGGGGGCCTGAAATAAAACTCGGGCAAACTATCTTTCTCCACAGGTTGCCACTCATAACTCCCCTCCAAGGGCTTGTGATTCCGAAAGTCGAAATTCCACTTGCGTTGGCAGTCCTCCTCGATGTCCCTGCAATGCTTCTTTAAGTCCTGCGTTAAATCTTCATGGTTCACTGGGCCGAAGAGGCTGCGGCAAGCTGAAGGCTTGGGGTACTCCGCCGGCCTGCCTTCCATCCGCTCCAGGGTCGGGCTCCCATCAGAAATACGCACGTTTGACATCGTCCTCCCTCGTCTCCACTCAACTTTtaaaaacgacaacaacaaaaaagtccgAACACGTAGCCCCTTTTATATAGGTCCCGCGATTCCCGTTCGGGGCCAAGGGAAACAAACAACCACCAATAATTACACAAGCTTTAGGATCAGTgttgggtttgggggagggggcagggggaagccCGGGAGAGCCAGCAGAAAAGTCTCCCAGCAGATCAAGtgtaagggagagagggagggagggacgaggggagggagggagagggaggggggaaaggagagaaggggaggggaggggaggggaaatggggaaagCTAGTCCAAGACCAAGCCGGTACGAGCCTGCGGGTTTCCCAAACCGAGCCGCGGAGGAAACAAAACCGAACAAGACAAAAACACCTGGCTTATCTCAAAAGTCCTGGTGTAGGAAGAGACTGGGAAAAAGGGAAGTTATATCAAAAGACACCCCGAAAAGCCGAGCACTTTTTTTTAGTTGCCCAATATGGCGGTGGAAGGGAggctgaagaaagagaaaatgattgaCATGGCAAATCTATTTAAACAGAGAAGGGGAACCATTGGCTGTGGCGTCGGGAGCCACCCCTCGGAGGCTGGCTCGCTGGATTTAGGCGCTTTGCCTTAAGGTAGTCCGGCCTCAGTTCTGCCAGACGTCTCTCGGCGCTACCGAAATCGTGGGGACTTGCAAAGCAGAAGAATGGGACTTGTGCGATCGCGAGGTATCAAGGATGGGACGTTGGGGAGTGGGGCGGGGAGGTCTAGACTGAGCAACACTCTCAGGCCAATGTTTGAGAAATtaaaagtcaaaaataaagacataaattGAAAGTTAATGGAGTTGTGCGAGCGCAGCTATTCTCTCGATTCGGACCATGTGCTTCCTAGTTTCACCGATGGGTGGTGGTAGAAAGAGGCTGGCTCTACACAGTTTGCCTGGTACCCAAAAGATCTGCTCATCGCTTGGTGGTACCCCGGCCAGGTTGGGCTGTGAAGGTCAGAAAACGTAAAGAATTTGAAAGTCGCCTGCCAGagttggagagagagggagacgaGGGGCTCGGTTTGGCGCTCAGACTCAACTGGGAAGCTCCGTAGCTTGTACCGACGTCTCCCTTCTAGAGCAGCCAGATAAGGAGCGGCGAGGCCAAGGGAATTAGGGAAGTAAACAAAAGTTAACTTTTCCCAGAAAAGTCAGGAGTAGTGAGCAGAGCTTGAGTGACTATTTAGAAGTCCATGGataaagaaaggaacaaaagCTAGGAAAAAACACGAGATAAAAAGAGGTCATGTGAGAATCATCTGAAGTTAATCCCCAAATCAAATGTTTTGCTGCTCTCCCTATTAGAATCCAGAAAAACGATGTTCCTATAATTGTAGAAAcctgtttctgtctttttaaatAATTCTCCCGTTTCCCAGGCTGTAGCAATTTCCTCCACCTGAGACCATCAACTAGACAACAATATCCTCTTCTCCATCAACTGTTCcctcatcttttctcttttccctattctattacacatacacactccaccccccccccaaacaaaacaaaacaaaaaataaccctgATCATGTGCAGCAGCTCACCCAGGATAAAAATTTCAGATGCAAGCGAAATGATATCTGCAAATTACTGTTAAGGTGTATATTCTCTCATTGGACGTGTCTATTGGGATAATTATAAAACTACTGCTACCATGTCAACTCATCTAAACTAGAGATTATTTTGGATACTTTCCCAGTCAGCTACCTTCTGCAACATTGGCTCTAAGAAACAGTATTTTCCCCTCAACAGTGCTCAGGAAGTTAAAACAGGaaaatggagagggggaaggtGGGACAGAGTCCAAATTTGACCACAAAACAAGAGGTAGTCTATAAGTGCTTATCCATATACAGATTTCTTCATATGGGCCAGTTAGTACATTTCAGTATTATTGAAGGCTGCCTTCCTTCAACTATAGGATAGCATAAGGTTTTGTCTACTTTGGAAGAATTTGTTGTGAAACTTGTGCCCAGTCATATGTGTGTCTGATTCTTGAATTTTTCAGGTCATCCTActcctgcttttctttcttgaggACATTGTTTggccttctctccccccccccacccccccaggaaTGAGTTGGGAGGGAGGGTGTGGGGGAGCATTTGCTCCCCCTAGCAGAGAAAGGATTGGTTTATTTTGGCTGGAGCATTGATTATTTCTTTGGTGTAATGAGAGGTGATTCTGTGCATGGCCTCCAAGATACTGTGAAATATGTTATGATTCTGTGGATTGTAGTCCAGCAGTTCAAGTAGAGAGGAAATACCAAAGAAACAGGACACCCAGAAAACAGGTGTAGGAGTCAGTGACAGAGGATGGGAGAGATTCTTTCTAATTTCTAAATATGCTAgatgttcctttttttgttgttgttattattctaaACTTGATGTCTGAAAACAAACCGGAACATTTCCttatacaaagaaacaaaatttgtgtgtatgtgttgtttttgttAACATATATTTAATCAACTTAACTACCAAAAGCTGCTCTGATTATGTGTACTTTTAAatcttctattctcttctatcaatttaaaatttttgattgacattcttttctttctttttctccttttttagaGGGCATTATTAACACTAGTCCTACTCTACCCCACAACTTCCCtgtcccaattaaaaaaaataaccttcccTTGTAATAAATTAGCAAAGTCAAACAAAACAGACCCATCCAAAAcacatattggccatgtctgCAAATGTTATGTCCCATTCTGTACCtctaatctattcacctctttgtCAAAAGGTTAGAAGGCATGTTTCATCCTCTGCCTTAAGGAATCAAAGTTGGTCCAgaccttcaaagttgtttttctttacaattttgtagtcattgtgtgcATTGCTTTCCTAgtactgcttacttcactctacatcagttcatatctcttggtaagtttctctgaatccttccaaatcatcatttcttatgacccatcaataacattccattatactcataaaaaatttttgttcaaccattctcccaACTGATAGACTTCTAATTCATTGCTGTAAAAacatctttcttttatctcttcagGATATATGCCTATTTGAGGTATTTAtgagccaaagggtatgcacactttaGTGACAGATGtggtttttaaagaattttctaCCTGTTATTGTCAAAGAAGAGTTCATACTTTGTTAGTAGAAAATCCTCAGAACCTAATGCCTTCAGTGTTCCCTTGTTTATGCTTCAAGGCCCACCTCTTCCTCTCACCCTGTTTATGTCTCAGAGACTCTTTGGTAGAGATTGGAAAGGTTAGGAGGATGGAGCTTGATAGTCTAGGGCAACCATGTCACCTCCTGCtgcatgcaaataaaaaaaaaaaacctgaagaaatccaagaaaacaaAGTGATTCTAAATTTTTGTTCTTGCCCCTTTTCTAAGGGTGGTAAATATATCTTGACTTTGACAATTTCTATTATTGTTTGTTCCTTTGGGAGTTAACTTGGATAACATTCACATTAATAATATTTCTGACCCTTCCTTTCTAAAATGATCATGTCTATTTTATTTAGTCTCTAAAAGTTCAAACTAAGATCATTCCACCTTAAGAAATtcaaacttggggcagctaggtggtgcagtagataaagtaccagccctggattcaggaggacctgagttcaaatctggcctcagatacttgacacttactagctgtgtgaccctggtaagtcacttaactctcattgccctgcaaaaacaaaaacaaaacaaaaaaacaaagataaaagaaaaagaaattcaaacttggggcagttaggtggcacagtggataaagcacagggcctggattcaggaggacctgagttcaaatgcggcctcaaacacttgacacttactagctgtatgactctgggcaagaagcttaaccctcattgctctgaaacaaaaaagaaaaaaagaaattcaaactgCCTGCAGAAAGGTTGTATCTTTGGGGTAACTCTATGAAGTGCTTTTACAAGTCAAGACACACATCTGTGTGGCCAATAGTGAGGAGCCAAAGTCTCTGTTTTAGTAACataaaagcatttaaaaactACTGTGGAGCCCCTGAGAAAAGGGATTGAGCATGATCAGAGTACCATCCTTCTCcctaaagaagagaaggaaagaaaggagaatacTTTGTGGGAAAACAGTCCAGAGTGACCTCCATGTGTCCTAGGGGCTCTCAAAGACTCTAGGTTCCCATAGACCCAGGTCTGATCTGGAGGGGCCAACCCCACAGGAGGCATTATTGCTCTTTGCTCCCACTCTGGAGTTTGTACTCTGGAAAAAATCCGAAGAGCGTTTAAGGCTAGCTCATGTGGTCTTCTCAAATGTAGGGAACATAGTCCCTTAGTCCTATATAGCATTTCATATGAAACATGGGTATTGAATATGGGGCAGCCTTTATTTGACCCTCTGCATAAAATTCTTAAGATGTAAAAAGTTCACAGGAGCCCAGGTACAGAAACATAAAGTACTCAAAACACTCTTTAGATTGCCCCAGCCCCAGAAGGTAAAGACACTTTTGGGAGATCCTTAACAAAAATACTTCTCATTGGCAGTCCAAGTGGCAGACAGATGCTTGGAGTCCCTGCTGCTGGGGAACCTGAGGTTACTGGATCCCCTGGGTTCATTAGCATGCAGTATGGCTAAAGCCAACTAAGTGTGACACCAGTATGGTGAGCCGCTGGGAATAAGGGACCAAAAGCCTGCCTGGGAAGGGGCAAACTGGCCCTGGCCCATGGAATATGTCAAAACTTCTCTGCTGATCAGCAGTGGCCTTGGGCTATGAATGGCTGCTGCtcttgagagagagagggggaggggggaaggtagatatacatatatatatatatatatatatacataagtatgtGTATCTATggatgaatgtgtatgtatatacaagtgTGCTCCCACCCACCCCTCCTTTGCATGGCTTTAGTCCTCCTGCTAAGTTACAGAGTGATCCTCTATCTACTCCAAGTGGGCGCTGTTAGGAAAATCTTTTCCCTCCAGGACAGTGGTCTCTAAATTTTTGTCTTCGGTATATATGCAAAGAGCCAGCAACACAATACAGGTAAATGGAGCTATGATACTTGTACAGCATAAGTATATAATAtagcaaaagaataaaataatagcataAGTCAATGCCATACAGTAATTAACAGATCCATCACTAATGTGATATGCTATTACATGCAAAACACAGACTACATGAATAAACATTAGTATTACTGTATTTCACCTGTAATATCATAGGTTAATCTGTACACAGGTTTGCTATATCTACAGTACTCTCTTGTGACTTGCTGATCTATCTGCCCCTATACCTGAACTAATAGATGATATGAACCAATCATATTCCTTAACATAACTGGTCTTGCATTTATAAATAAGAATTTGTGGAGAGTCTGGGTTGGTTATCGTTGTTACTAGACTTTGTGGAGTGTCTTTTTGCCCTATGACTCTGAATGGCTGAAATTCTAGGCAGGAAATGTTGTGCATCTATGTTCAGTCTATTCTTCTTGTCAAAACTGGGTCCAAGTAAGGCTGTTAGGTTCAGTAAACAGTGTCTTCTTCACTGGAAATGTCACTTTCAAAGCCAATGCCTGTTTCAGACGGTCTTTACAGCTGAAGGGCAGTCTTTTATTTGGAGCCCAGTGAGATAAACTTCCATAACACATTTCCACTTGTTCTTCATGGAGTCTAACTCTCCTATGGGCAATAAATAATGGTGATGAATTGTCTTACTAAGGGCCCTACCAGTCTCTGAGGCTATTTTGTAAACAAGCAAGTTGTTCAATGAGAGAACCTTTCACTGATCTGCCAATGTGTGTATTCCTTAAACATCCAAGTATCCTTATGGAAGGTCTTAATAATGAACTTGGGTATCataccatcttttcttttctcagagTTCTAGCTGAAGACACAgttaattgataggcatctctgTCAAGAGATGTACTGCTTGCGAGTGTTTGCATTTTCTAACATGCCAAAGCACAAGTCAATAGGTAGGTTTGGCTTTCACCCAAACAGCAACAAGTACAGCCTGTGGCATAATTCCTAGTAGAGTCCTATATATGTACTAGAAATGCTACATATTTACTCTAAGATTATTTTTCTGGTCTCAGGGATCTTATATGTTCAGTAGTGTGCAGTTGAAATGTTCAGGTTATGGGTTTCCTTAGGGATGGTAACGCATAATTCTAGATGTCGtggaaatttctaagtctgacaaagaaacagaaagcaaagtctccaagccatttaaagataggtttattgagagagggtaccagtctcacaataaagctggtcagtcaGGGGAAGGACCTGAAAGACTGTGAGCTAAGGATGCAACAGGGTTTTATAAACCTACAGGGcttaaatgcttaacaaatattatttttagactttcttagaatattaattttaaacaatCTTCTTAGAAAATATTGAAACTGCCTATGTGACAAAGCCATCATCATTTTCCAATAATCTTATCAATCTTCTTGTATCAACAGATCATAACTCTATGGCAATGACCCCTGGTCATAACTCTGATGCATGATCCCTTCGTTGAAAATGTACTCACTATTTCTAGGGAAACTTAAGTCATATCCTATTGCTGACTATAATATCATCTGATATTGTTTAATATTGGAAAATATCATCTGACATTGTTGGGTGTGAgagagacttaatctactaatacaataaaataagatatctaaatataataaatcacaatttttagttaatatgctgattattgTCATAATTAAATCcctttaaatctcttataactaaaggGTGGGGAAAAGCTCACTCACATAGACTTCTTTATATCAACTGACCAAAGTTAGTATTTCCTTGAATAACTTGCCTCCTAAATCTCTGCTTTCATCAAAATGGATCTTGGCATGAAATCCATACACTGAGAAATATTTCTGCCACAATAGCTTAGCAAAATAGGGGATGCTTTCTGGGTCCTGGGAGAGTTTGCTTATGCATGCCTGGTAAAATGGTCATTCACCAACAATAtatgatacacttttttttttttgtggggcaatgagggttaaatgacttgcccaaggtcatatagctagtaagtgtcaagcgtctgggataagatttgaactcaggtcctcctgagtccaggaccagtgctttatctacttcgccacctagctgccttgtataTGATACACTCTTGCTGTCCCTTTCCAGAGATTAAGAAGTCAAGGCAGACAAATTCCAAAGGTTTGCTAGTGCTTGTATTCGCCAAATAGGTGGCACCATTTGGTAATACCTTTCTTTGAATACCACAAGTGCAAAgctcacacttctttttttttttctattttatttctatttttaatttttctcaattacatgtaaagatggtttttgagttccaaatttttctcccaacctccattccctaccccctcccaaggccagcaagcaatttgatttaggttatacattataatcatgttaaacatatttccatattaatcagaacaaaagtataaaaatacaagaaagaataaacaaaaatgataacaaaatagcaacaacaaaagtgaaagtaatatgcttcagtctgcattcagactccatagttctttttctgaatgtggagagctttttccaccataagtcttttggcattgtattactgagaagagttaagtctatcacagttgatcatcacacaatattgttgatactatgtacaatattctcttgattttgttcatttcactcagcatcaattcatgtaagtccaggtttttctgaaatccatctgcttatttcttatagcacagtagtattccattacattcatataccacaacttgtttagccattccccagttgatgggcattccctcaatttccagtttctttgataccacaaaaagtacttttttatgatctccttacaatatagtagtggtattgctgggtcaaggggtatgcacagggtggttttgttgttgttttgttttttgttgtttgttttgttttttggtgatgaaattggggtcaagtgacttgcccaaggtcgtacagctagtaagtgtcaagtgtcaaggctcagatttgaactcaggtcctcttgactccagggctggtgctctatccactgtgccacctagctgcccctatgcatagTTTAAAAACCTTTTGAAAGCCCATACTTCTTAATGGAATGTGCTGCTATGTTAGGCTGATAGAATCTGTCTTTAACTAGTTCCAGGGTCTTTTCCTAATCCATATGTCCAAAGTCATTATGCAGTTCTTTCCAGGCGTATTTTGGGCAGTGCCAACCACTTTCTATAACCATCTTGTGGGAAAAGTAACAGAATTTGCCCGGTACAACACTCCATTCCACAGCTCCAACTTCTATTATTGTTTTAACAATAAGGTACCCTTttggtgtgtggggggaggggggagcatcCCTGTCATTTCTTAGCTTGCTTTCCATCTCGTAGTACATTATCCATTCTCTGCTTTTGttatcagaaaactgaggcagagagtatTGATTCATTGAAAGAATATCTACAGATGCTAGGTGGGCATCTAGGTGTCAGAGTGGATAGAGTCTGCAGTaaggaagatctggtttcaaatctgacctaagacatttactacctttttaaccctgggcaagtcacttaacctctttgcttcagtttcctcatctgtaaaatcaggataaaaaGATCACCTACtttccagagttattgtgagtaTTAAATTCAATAACACTTGTAAAgttcttagtatagtgcctggcatataataggtgctatataaatatcatcatcatcattattagcaGCTACTGGCCTTTTATCTACTGGAAATCCCAAGCTATCAGCTACATATCCCACTTGATTGTACCCCAGCTTCTTCGGTGTCATATGTAGCTTTCACTCCTTCTTTAGATATCACCATGGCTTCCTTCAGGTGCCACATGGCCTTTGAGACAAAAGAATGTCTACTTTAGTCTTCCTTGATAGATAGTGAATGCTGAATTCATGGTTGGCCAGTGTTCTGCCCATCTGTAGCAAGCACCATAAAACTAGGCACTGGTCAGAATATGTCAATGGATTGTTAGCAGTCTGTACTTAACAGTCTTGCTCCACATATATATTCTTTGATCTTTTCGGTAACCACCAAGAAGTCCAGTTTGTAGATGAAACGGTGATTCTTGTTGTCTGTCAGTAAGTCCTCTATTGGCAAATTCTACTGGTTTCTAGTGACTATCACTGTCTTGGTATAGAACTGCTCTCAAGCCCTGAAGGTTGACATGGACAACAACACTTCTTTGGATCTGTAGAACCATACATTGGCGCTTACAGGGGACAATTAACTAACTTGATAGCTTGGTCAGATTTGTCCAGCTATCAATCAACAAATGACTTGaagtattttaggaaaattttcTCTTATAGTACTACAAAAATATATTATGGCAAtataaaacatgcaaaaaatagatgttttaaaagacaagataaagaagaaaaggtgattttaaaataattttatttaatttattaatgacACAAAATCTCATTTTTACTCTAAAcaatatgacaaaaatattttcttgaaagCAGTGGAGTGGGGTTTGAATATGCTTTATTACTTTTCAAAATCTTGGTTCAACACTTCATgataataatttaaaacattGGTTTTAAG
It encodes the following:
- the CDKN1B gene encoding cyclin-dependent kinase inhibitor 1B isoform X1 — encoded protein: MSNVRISDGSPTLERMEGRPAEYPKPSACRSLFGPVNHEDLTQDLKKHCRDIEEDCQRKWNFDFRNHKPLEGSYEWQPVEKDSLPEFYFRPPRNPKGRCQLPGQESGDLNGVRQAGFFIASQGISEDTHLRDQKTEGASESQTSLADQCTETRKRPATDDVSPQNKRANITEEEVSDTSPNASSVEQTPKKPSLRRHHT
- the CDKN1B gene encoding cyclin-dependent kinase inhibitor 1B isoform X2, with the protein product MSNVRISDGSPTLERMEGRPAEYPKPSACRSLFGPVNHEDLTQDLKKHCRDIEEDCQRKWNFDFRNHKPLEGSYEWQPVEKDSLPEFYFRPPRNPKGRCQLPGQESGDLNGVRQAGFFIASQGISEDTHLRDQKTEGASESQTSLADQCTETRKRPATDELRMCPCSLDIPELDETRKI